AGGGTGGTCGTGTCTTGGTGGTGGTGTGGCAACGGATCAATCTTTCGGCAGGCCCTGTTCGGCCAGATCGGCGAACAGTCCGGTCATCGCCACCAGCGCCTGACGCGAAAGCGGCTTCAGGATGTGCTCGTTCGGGGCATGTTGCGAACACCCTGCGTAGGAATGGGGCACCCAGATCGTGGGCAGCTCCAGCACCTCGGCAAAGCAGTCATTGGGCAGCGAACCACCCAGATTGGGCAGAATGTCAGGTGCTATGCCCACGCTGTTTTTGATCGACGCCGCGGCAAAGCGCACCATCGGGTGGTCCGGGTCCAGACGTGTTGCGGGAAAGCTGTTGCGCGAGTGTTCAACGATTTTGACCTTGTCAAAACCCGTGCGGTCCAGATGGCGGCGCAACGCAGGCAGGATGTCGTGGACTTCGGTGCCTACTACAAAACGCAGCTGGCAGGTGGCGCGGGCCGATCCGGCGATGGCATTCACCGGGGCGTCCGGCACACCAGATGTCATCGCCAGAATGGCAAAGCTGTTCCAGCCAAACACCCGCTCGGCGGGGGTCAGATCCTGTTCGCCCCAATCCACATCCAGTTCGATGCCGGTGTCATGGGCTGGCAGGGACGCCAGCACTTCGCGGATGCGGGGCGTGAGGCTGGTGGGGCGCCATTCCGGCACTTTGATCTGGCCCTTGGCGTCGGTGATGCTGGCCAGCGCATGGGCAAGGATCATCGCCGGATCGGCCAGCAGACCGCCGAAGTTGCCCGAATGGTTCGCCCCTTCGCGAAGGTTGACTTCCAGATCGAAACTGACGCCGCCGCGTGAGCCGGTAAAAATTGTTGGCGCGTCGGGGCGCAGACGCGGGCCATCCGACGCAATGAACACATCAGCCTTTAGCAGATCGATGTTGGCGGTGCAGAATTCCTTTAGGCCCGGTGATCCTGCCTCTTCACCCATCTCGATGATGACCTTAGCGTTAAAGCCCAAATGACCTTGGGCTTTGATGATCGCCTCCATTGCACGCAGGTTGATCAGGTGCTGTACCTTGTTATCGGCGGCCCCGCGTCCATACAGCCGGTCGCCTTCCTCGATCAACTCGAAGGGGGCCAGCCCCGCGCGCCATTGGCCTTCCTGCGCGCGCACCACATCCCCGTGGCCGTAGCTGAGCACCGTGGGCAGGGCCGTGTCTTCGATCCGCTCGGCGGTCAGGATCGGCGGGCCATCGGGGGTTGGGTTGTCGTGGAACTGACAGGTAAAGCCCATCGCCTCCAGCATCGGGGCCATGTCTTCGTGCAGATAGGCGTGCAGGTGCGGCTTGCCGCGCGGGTCCTGGCTTTCTGTCGGGCGCGAAACAAGTGTGGCCAGATCGCTTTGGAAATCGCCACTGTCGAAATAGCGTTCGATGTCGGTGCGGGCGGTGTCGTGCAGGGTCATGGGTTTCCTATGTCTGGTCAGGTTCGGCAACACCATCGCCCCAAGGGGACATGGTTTCGGTTGTGCCGGAATTGGTGGTGCCCGCGCGCATCACACCCGCAGGGCAGGCAAAGGCAAAGGGAAAGGGCAGACGTTGCGCCAGCGCCAGCGGATAGTGCGCGGCCAATGCATCGGTCACCGGACCAGCAAGCCGTTCGTCGGCCACCACTTGTGCGCCGCCCGATGCGTCCAGTCGGGGCGCTTCGATGGCGTCCTGCATCGACATGCCCTGTTCCATCAAGTGCCCGCTGATCTGGGCCACAGCAGGCATGATCTTGCGCCCGCCCGATGCCCCCAGCGCAAAGCGACGGGTGGGGGTTTCACCAATAACGGGGCAGACATTCATCAGGCAGGTTTTGTCGGGTGCAAGGGAATTGGCTTTGCCCTGCTCGGGGTCGAACCACATGATCCCGTTGTTCAGCATCAATCCGGTGCTGCCCGACACCACCTTGGCGCCGAACAGTGACAACAGTGTTTGCGTCATTGCCACCATGTTGCCTGCACGATCCACAATGGAAAAATGTGTGGTACAGCCGGGGGCCTGCGGGCTTTCGTGGTCGCCCATATTCTGCAACCGGTGCGCATAGGCCGCGCGCAGCCCCTCGGTGCGGGCAACATAGCCTGCGGGGGTGTCTGCGTCTTTGGCGTCATACCCTGCCTGCCAACGGTCCAGCGTGTCGGCCAGCGTCGGGCCTGCGGTCAGGCCCGGCACCGCGTGAACGGTGCCACCCCGGAAGGGGATCGATAGCGGATCGGACCAGACAGGCGCGTAATCGCGCAGGTCGTCCATCGACAAAAAGCCGCCCTTTTCAGTGACATCGCGCACAAGTGCTGCGGCAATGTCGCCATGATAGAATGCCTGCTGCCCCTCGCGGGCGAGTTGCTCAAGAGTTTCGGCCATCCTGCTTTGGTCCAGCCGCTGGTCTGCAAGCGCCGTCCAGCCCGACCCTTTGGGCCAGATACCGTCATCCAGATACATCGCCGCCGCATCCGGATCGCGCGCCAGATCACGGGCGCTGGAGGCAATGACGAGGGCCGCGTACCAATCCACATGAAGCCCGCGTTTGGCAAGGTCCACAGCGGGGGCCAGCAGCGTATCCCAGGCCATCCGGCCAAAGCGGCCATGCGCGGCAGAAATGCCTGCCATTGTTCCGGGCACAGCCACGGATGTGGCACCGGTCACATTACGGTCGT
This DNA window, taken from Pseudosulfitobacter pseudonitzschiae, encodes the following:
- a CDS encoding M20 family metallopeptidase; translation: MTLHDTARTDIERYFDSGDFQSDLATLVSRPTESQDPRGKPHLHAYLHEDMAPMLEAMGFTCQFHDNPTPDGPPILTAERIEDTALPTVLSYGHGDVVRAQEGQWRAGLAPFELIEEGDRLYGRGAADNKVQHLINLRAMEAIIKAQGHLGFNAKVIIEMGEEAGSPGLKEFCTANIDLLKADVFIASDGPRLRPDAPTIFTGSRGGVSFDLEVNLREGANHSGNFGGLLADPAMILAHALASITDAKGQIKVPEWRPTSLTPRIREVLASLPAHDTGIELDVDWGEQDLTPAERVFGWNSFAILAMTSGVPDAPVNAIAGSARATCQLRFVVGTEVHDILPALRRHLDRTGFDKVKIVEHSRNSFPATRLDPDHPMVRFAAASIKNSVGIAPDILPNLGGSLPNDCFAEVLELPTIWVPHSYAGCSQHAPNEHILKPLSRQALVAMTGLFADLAEQGLPKD
- a CDS encoding gamma-glutamyltransferase, yielding MSGSFSRSQQTRKPGVTATSGGVVAAQHVRAAEVGAEVLAAGGDAVDAAVAVSFAIGVLEPWMSGPMGGGAMMLWRADENRAYALNYGMRSSTTLDPAHYPLSGAGKASDLFPWEAVLDDRNVTGATSVAVPGTMAGISAAHGRFGRMAWDTLLAPAVDLAKRGLHVDWYAALVIASSARDLARDPDAAAMYLDDGIWPKGSGWTALADQRLDQSRMAETLEQLAREGQQAFYHGDIAAALVRDVTEKGGFLSMDDLRDYAPVWSDPLSIPFRGGTVHAVPGLTAGPTLADTLDRWQAGYDAKDADTPAGYVARTEGLRAAYAHRLQNMGDHESPQAPGCTTHFSIVDRAGNMVAMTQTLLSLFGAKVVSGSTGLMLNNGIMWFDPEQGKANSLAPDKTCLMNVCPVIGETPTRRFALGASGGRKIMPAVAQISGHLMEQGMSMQDAIEAPRLDASGGAQVVADERLAGPVTDALAAHYPLALAQRLPFPFAFACPAGVMRAGTTNSGTTETMSPWGDGVAEPDQT